The following proteins are co-located in the Pseudomonadota bacterium genome:
- a CDS encoding enoyl-CoA hydratase/isomerase family protein, whose product MSATLLERCCERGVLRLTLNRPDVHNAFDDTLISALHAAFERAAADDTVRVLVLAGAGKSFSAGADMHYMRRMGTHSFEDNLADANRLAAMLRCLDTLPKPTVCRLHGAAMGGGVGLVSCCDIVIGSPRAKLALSEVKIGMIPATISPYVVRAIGARACRRLFQTGEMVHAERALALGWLSEVVEEDALDGAVDAVVEVLLANAPSAVRLAKQLVFDVADGAVDDRMVAQTVESIARVRDSVEGREGLSAFLEKRPPAWQGP is encoded by the coding sequence GTGAGCGCAACGTTGCTGGAGAGGTGTTGCGAGCGCGGTGTGTTGCGCCTGACACTCAACCGCCCGGACGTCCACAACGCCTTCGACGACACCCTCATCAGTGCGCTGCACGCGGCGTTCGAACGCGCCGCGGCCGACGACACCGTGCGCGTGCTGGTGCTGGCCGGTGCCGGCAAGAGCTTCAGTGCCGGCGCCGACATGCACTACATGCGCCGCATGGGCACACACTCGTTCGAGGACAACCTCGCCGACGCCAACCGTCTGGCCGCCATGTTGCGTTGCCTCGACACGCTGCCCAAACCCACGGTGTGCCGCTTGCACGGTGCGGCGATGGGGGGTGGTGTCGGGCTTGTCAGTTGTTGCGATATCGTGATCGGCTCGCCCCGCGCCAAGCTCGCGCTCAGCGAAGTGAAGATCGGCATGATCCCGGCGACCATCAGCCCCTACGTCGTCCGCGCGATCGGCGCGCGCGCCTGTCGGCGGTTGTTCCAGACCGGCGAGATGGTGCACGCCGAGCGTGCGCTCGCGCTCGGGTGGCTCAGCGAGGTCGTCGAAGAGGATGCGCTCGACGGTGCTGTGGACGCGGTAGTCGAGGTGCTTCTCGCCAATGCCCCCAGCGCGGTGCGGCTCGCCAAACAACTCGTGTTCGACGTGGCGGATGGCGCGGTTGACGACCGCATGGTTGCCCAGACGGTCGAGTCGATCGCCCGCGTGCGCGATTCGGTCGAGGGCCGCGAGGGGCTGAGTGCCTTCCTCGAGAAACGCCCACCGGCCTGGCAAGGGCCGTGA
- a CDS encoding NIPSNAP family protein, protein MAITCFIEYRIDPHQRDAFRRYAATWGRVIPACGADLIGYFGPHEGCSETAYGVYTLPSLAAYEAYRARLAAHPEAQANFAFAQRDRFLRAERRRFLLKDSDTATTDT, encoded by the coding sequence ATGGCCATCACCTGTTTCATCGAGTACCGCATCGACCCACACCAACGCGACGCCTTTCGCCGATACGCCGCCACCTGGGGGCGCGTGATCCCGGCCTGCGGCGCCGACCTGATCGGCTATTTCGGTCCCCACGAGGGCTGCAGCGAAACCGCCTACGGCGTCTACACGCTGCCGAGCCTCGCCGCCTACGAGGCCTACCGTGCGCGGCTGGCAGCCCATCCCGAGGCGCAGGCCAACTTCGCCTTCGCCCAGCGCGACCGGTTCCTGCGCGCGGAGCGCAGGCGCTTTCTGCTAAAAGACTCGGACACCGCGACAACCGACACCTGA
- a CDS encoding antibiotic biosynthesis monooxygenase, whose protein sequence is MIAVIFEVWPDTAHRSAYLDIAAELKPLLEGIDGFISVERFESLSEDGKLLSLSFFRDEAAVVAWRNTLEHRKAQAIGRNSYFSDYRLRVCSVLRDYGLSERAEVPADSPH, encoded by the coding sequence ATGATTGCAGTCATCTTCGAAGTCTGGCCCGACACCGCGCACCGCTCGGCCTACCTCGATATCGCCGCCGAGCTCAAACCCCTGCTCGAGGGCATCGACGGTTTCATTTCGGTCGAGCGGTTCGAGAGCTTGAGCGAGGACGGCAAACTGCTGTCGCTCAGTTTTTTCCGAGACGAGGCGGCGGTGGTCGCCTGGCGCAACACGCTCGAGCACCGCAAGGCGCAGGCGATCGGCCGCAACAGCTACTTCAGCGACTACCGGCTGCGGGTGTGCTCGGTGCTGCGCGACTACGGCCTGTCCGAGCGTGCCGAGGTGCCGGCCGACTCACCGCACTGA
- a CDS encoding NAD(P)/FAD-dependent oxidoreductase, which translates to MSTETVDTVIVGGGQAGLAMSAHLRAAGVDHVVFERERIAERWRTARWDGLVANGPAWHDRFPAKTFDIDGDAFATKDEVVRYFEQFAEEIDAPVRTGVEVARVERDGDGRYAVTTSAGDWRARHVVVATGPFQQPVIPPVIPPEAPVTQLHSHAYRNPEQLDDGAVLVVGSGSSGAQIADELLRAGRDVHLSIGPHDRPPRQYRGKDFVWWLGVLGKWQMKTPEAGREHVTIAVSGAYGGRTIDFREFAERGMHLYGMTSGYAGGCVSFADDLADTLAAGDANLVSLLREADAYVDAHGTDLPPEPDAHRIGPLPAAAMARVRSLDLAAAGIRTVLWATGYVQRFDWLAVDAAFDAKGKPAHSRGVSTAAGVFFLGLPWLSMRGSSFIWGVWEDAAYLAEQIARSGR; encoded by the coding sequence ATGAGCACCGAGACAGTCGACACCGTGATCGTGGGCGGGGGCCAGGCCGGCCTCGCCATGAGCGCCCACCTGCGTGCTGCCGGCGTGGACCACGTCGTGTTCGAGCGCGAGCGCATCGCCGAGCGCTGGCGCACGGCGCGCTGGGATGGCTTGGTGGCGAACGGGCCGGCCTGGCACGACCGCTTCCCGGCCAAGACCTTCGACATCGACGGCGACGCCTTCGCCACCAAGGACGAGGTGGTGCGCTACTTCGAGCAGTTTGCCGAGGAGATCGACGCGCCTGTCCGCACCGGGGTCGAGGTTGCGCGGGTCGAGCGCGACGGCGACGGCCGCTACGCGGTGACCACGTCCGCGGGGGACTGGCGCGCCCGGCATGTCGTGGTGGCCACGGGGCCGTTTCAGCAGCCGGTGATTCCGCCGGTGATCCCGCCCGAGGCGCCGGTGACGCAGCTGCATTCGCACGCCTACCGCAACCCGGAACAGCTCGACGACGGGGCTGTGCTGGTGGTGGGCTCGGGCTCCTCTGGCGCGCAAATCGCGGACGAACTCTTGCGTGCCGGACGTGACGTGCACCTCTCGATCGGCCCCCACGACCGGCCGCCGCGGCAGTACCGCGGCAAGGATTTCGTCTGGTGGTTGGGTGTACTCGGCAAGTGGCAGATGAAAACACCCGAGGCCGGGCGTGAGCACGTCACCATCGCCGTGAGCGGCGCCTACGGCGGCCGCACGATCGACTTTCGCGAGTTTGCCGAGCGTGGCATGCACCTCTACGGCATGACGTCCGGCTACGCCGGCGGGTGCGTGTCGTTTGCCGACGACCTTGCGGACACCCTGGCCGCCGGCGACGCGAACCTGGTGTCCTTGTTGCGCGAGGCCGATGCCTACGTCGACGCGCATGGCACTGACCTGCCGCCCGAACCGGATGCACACCGCATCGGCCCGCTGCCAGCCGCCGCCATGGCGCGCGTGCGCTCGCTCGACCTCGCTGCGGCTGGCATTCGCACGGTGTTGTGGGCCACCGGCTACGTGCAGCGCTTCGATTGGCTGGCGGTCGATGCCGCCTTTGATGCCAAGGGCAAACCGGCGCACTCGCGCGGCGTCTCCACCGCCGCGGGCGTGTTTTTCCTCGGCCTGCCCTGGTTGTCGATGCGCGGGTCGTCCTTCATCTGGGGCGTCTGGGAAGACGCGGCCTACCTCGCCGAGCAGATTGCCCGATCGGGTCGGTGA
- a CDS encoding DMT family transporter, with translation MSDLTPSDPMRAAFWMVGAMLSFSLMAVAGRELAGQHDTFEIMLYRSLIGLVVVVVIARASGTLDQVRTQRFGLHVARNAFHFAGQNLWFFAVGFIPLSQLFAFEFSTPLWGALFAPLVIGERWTRTRLLACGLGFVGILIVARPDSVSLSWPTLAAATCALGFAGAFLLTKRLSRTESITCILFWLTVIQAVFGVVFVFWDGTITWPSAATAPWVVAVGLCGLLAHFSITKALKLAPATMVMPLDFMRLPLIATVGFLLYGEPLLLSVFAGSAIIFYANWLNVRAEQRAAS, from the coding sequence ATGAGTGACCTGACCCCGAGCGACCCGATGCGCGCCGCGTTCTGGATGGTTGGCGCGATGCTGTCGTTCAGCCTGATGGCCGTGGCGGGCCGCGAGCTCGCCGGCCAGCACGACACCTTCGAGATCATGCTGTACCGCTCGCTGATCGGCCTTGTGGTGGTGGTGGTGATCGCGCGGGCGAGCGGTACCCTCGATCAGGTGCGCACCCAACGCTTCGGCTTGCACGTGGCACGCAACGCCTTTCATTTTGCCGGGCAGAACCTCTGGTTCTTCGCCGTCGGCTTCATACCGCTGTCGCAGCTCTTCGCGTTCGAGTTCTCGACGCCGCTGTGGGGCGCGCTGTTTGCACCGCTGGTGATCGGCGAGCGCTGGACGCGCACGCGCCTGCTGGCCTGCGGGCTCGGTTTCGTCGGTATCCTGATCGTTGCGCGCCCCGACAGCGTCTCGCTCTCCTGGCCGACCCTCGCGGCAGCCACCTGCGCACTCGGTTTCGCCGGTGCGTTTCTGTTGACCAAGCGCCTGAGCCGCACCGAGTCGATCACCTGCATCCTGTTCTGGCTGACGGTGATCCAGGCGGTGTTCGGCGTCGTGTTCGTGTTCTGGGACGGCACGATCACCTGGCCCTCCGCGGCCACGGCGCCGTGGGTCGTGGCCGTGGGCCTCTGCGGGTTGCTTGCGCACTTCTCCATCACCAAGGCCCTGAAGCTCGCGCCGGCAACCATGGTGATGCCGCTCGACTTCATGCGGCTGCCGCTGATCGCGACGGTCGGCTTCCTGCTCTACGGTGAACCGCTGCTGCTGTCCGTCTTCGCAGGCTCGGCGATCATCTTCTACGCCAACTGGCTGAACGTGCGGGCCGAGCAGCGCGCCGCCAGTTGA
- a CDS encoding CaiB/BaiF CoA-transferase family protein gives MSQTPDTHHRGGPLDGLRVVEMTGLGPAPLAGQLLADLGADVIVVDRAAGQSDPTDVNRRGKRSIALNLKHADGLDVAHKLIARTDVLIEGFRPGVMERLGLGPDTCFEANAGLVYARMTGWGQSGPWSSRAGHDINYLGLSGALHAMGDPDTPPVPPLNLAADYGGGTLFLLFGVLSALWECNRSGRGQVVDAAMVDGVPAMMGLIHQLLARGEWTEQRGDNLLDGGAPFYRCYRTADGAYVSVGPLEPPFFAEMLSRLELDPVWRTRQYDRAHWPALETTLADTFAARSRAHWEAVFADGDACVAPVLTFSEARRHPHNRERSVWCELDGVPQASPAPRFSRTPAPVPTAPNAAGSNADAILIELGFSAEARCALTDTGAVLR, from the coding sequence GTGAGCCAGACACCCGACACACACCATCGCGGTGGCCCGCTGGACGGGTTACGGGTGGTGGAGATGACCGGGCTCGGGCCGGCGCCGCTCGCCGGCCAACTGCTTGCGGACCTCGGTGCTGACGTGATTGTCGTCGACCGGGCAGCGGGGCAATCGGACCCCACCGACGTCAACCGGCGCGGCAAACGCTCGATCGCGCTCAACCTCAAGCACGCCGACGGGCTCGACGTGGCGCACAAGCTGATCGCGCGCACCGACGTGCTGATCGAAGGTTTCCGACCCGGCGTCATGGAACGGCTTGGCCTTGGCCCCGACACCTGCTTTGAGGCCAATGCGGGGCTCGTCTACGCCCGCATGACCGGGTGGGGTCAGAGTGGCCCGTGGTCCTCGCGGGCTGGCCACGACATCAATTACCTCGGGCTCTCGGGCGCCCTGCACGCGATGGGCGACCCCGACACGCCACCGGTCCCGCCGCTGAACCTGGCGGCGGACTACGGTGGGGGGACGCTGTTTCTGCTGTTCGGGGTGCTCTCGGCGCTCTGGGAGTGCAACCGATCGGGTCGCGGGCAGGTGGTCGATGCCGCCATGGTGGACGGCGTGCCAGCGATGATGGGGCTCATCCATCAGCTGCTCGCGCGCGGTGAGTGGACCGAGCAGCGCGGTGACAACCTGCTCGACGGCGGCGCGCCGTTCTACCGCTGCTACCGCACCGCGGACGGCGCCTACGTCAGCGTGGGCCCACTCGAACCGCCGTTCTTTGCCGAGATGCTCAGTCGTCTCGAACTCGACCCCGTGTGGCGGACGCGACAGTACGACCGCGCGCACTGGCCGGCGCTGGAGACCACCCTGGCCGACACCTTCGCCGCCCGGTCACGCGCGCACTGGGAGGCCGTGTTTGCAGACGGTGACGCCTGTGTCGCGCCGGTGCTGACGTTTTCCGAAGCAAGACGCCACCCGCACAACCGCGAGCGCAGCGTCTGGTGCGAGCTCGACGGCGTGCCACAGGCCAGCCCGGCGCCGCGCTTCAGCCGCACACCTGCGCCGGTGCCAACGGCGCCGAACGCGGCGGGCAGCAACGCCGATGCCATCCTGATCGAACTCGGTTTCTCGGCCGAGGCCCGGTGTGCGCTGACCGACACCGGGGCGGTGCTGCGCTAG
- a CDS encoding alpha/beta fold hydrolase: MPRWLTNGKVHTVVGGLPLRTTWVRRRAAALLAASVPLTLDAGAGVRLNAFRSAGEGGARVVLIHGWEGDAHSRYLLSTADALHRAGHEVVRLQLRDHGENHALNEGPFLGSEHGEVLRALADLQRQLPAQCTCVVGYSLGGNFAVRLAVHAPAAALDLRAVLAICPPVRPRDAARAISQSVVYNRYFSMRWKRSIRKKIAAFPSWRAHRWLLDIDDIIAMHDAFVPVFTDFANTDAYFESYALTAEHVPSVSCPTDLLLAADDPICPVSSLPVLARPPGLSTTLVPHGGHCAFLDSAWLTSWMDDHVCNWVAAHV, from the coding sequence GTGCCCCGGTGGCTCACCAACGGCAAAGTGCACACCGTGGTCGGCGGTCTGCCGCTGCGGACAACGTGGGTGCGGCGGCGCGCCGCGGCGTTGCTCGCCGCCTCTGTGCCGCTCACCCTCGACGCCGGTGCGGGGGTTCGGCTCAACGCCTTTCGGTCGGCGGGTGAGGGCGGTGCGCGGGTCGTCCTGATCCACGGCTGGGAGGGCGACGCGCACTCACGCTACCTGCTTTCGACCGCCGACGCCCTGCACCGCGCTGGCCACGAGGTGGTGCGCTTGCAGTTGCGCGACCACGGCGAGAACCACGCGCTCAACGAGGGGCCCTTCCTCGGCAGCGAGCACGGTGAAGTGCTCCGCGCGCTCGCCGACCTGCAGCGCCAGCTGCCCGCACAGTGCACCTGCGTTGTTGGCTACTCGCTCGGCGGCAATTTCGCTGTGCGACTGGCGGTGCACGCCCCGGCGGCGGCGCTTGACCTGCGCGCAGTGCTCGCGATCTGCCCGCCGGTGCGACCGCGAGACGCGGCCCGCGCCATCTCGCAAAGTGTGGTCTACAACCGGTATTTTTCGATGCGGTGGAAGCGCTCCATCCGCAAGAAAATCGCCGCCTTCCCGAGCTGGCGGGCGCACCGCTGGCTGCTCGACATCGACGACATCATTGCCATGCACGACGCCTTCGTGCCGGTCTTCACCGACTTTGCCAACACCGACGCGTATTTCGAGTCCTACGCGCTGACGGCGGAGCACGTGCCGAGCGTGAGTTGCCCGACCGACCTGCTGTTGGCGGCCGACGACCCGATCTGCCCGGTGTCCAGCTTACCGGTGTTGGCGCGCCCGCCGGGACTGAGCACCACCCTCGTGCCGCACGGCGGCCACTGTGCGTTCCTCGACAGCGCGTGGCTGACCAGCTGGATGGACGACCACGTGTGCAACTGGGTTGCCGCGCACGTTTGA